Proteins encoded together in one Lathyrus oleraceus cultivar Zhongwan6 chromosome 5, CAAS_Psat_ZW6_1.0, whole genome shotgun sequence window:
- the LOC127085389 gene encoding uncharacterized protein LOC127085389: protein MCLVFVCGKDEQVVSRQAAPGSCPYCGGMIQAVDVDSHWNFCFIPLYSKTKRRHYCTMCSRKLLVK from the coding sequence ATGTGTTTAGTGTTTGTGTGTGGAAAGGATGAACAAGTGGTGTCAAGGCAGGCTGCACCTGGGTCGTGTCCTTATTGTGGAGGGATGATCCAAGCTGTGGACGTAGATAGCCACTGGAATTTCTGTTTCATACCTTTGTATAGCAAAACCAAACGCAGGCACTATTGCACCATGTGTTCCAGAAAACTCTTGGTCAAGTAG
- the LOC127085390 gene encoding F-box protein AFR translates to MVVVEGENEYNKEHEELIPGLPDEIAEICLLRVPYPYQPLVRCVSSSWNKAIWNPSFLLSKKKLWNFPHLFVLGFHTVTSKLQWQSLDLSSNRWFILPQMPLPNDTICSTSFASASLPSQGKIFVMRGTSTIVYRTTVNQWSTASEMISEKSYFAAEEVNGKIVTVGESGTEIYDPESDTWKRGAKFPGELERYETVVNGGKIYVTEGWWWPFAVRPRGWVYELENDTWREMREGMKDGWAGESVSVCGRVFMIPDVDLPMKVYDDETDTWRCVSGERLPRDKVKKPYVARGLGDKIYVASLGLKVVVGTVVVDDECGVNVTWQVMDAPEAFGEFSPCSCQVVYA, encoded by the coding sequence ATGGTGGTTGTGGAAGGTGAAAACGAATACAACAAGGAACATGAAGAACTGATTCCAGGTTTACCAGATGAAATAGCAGAGATTTGTCTTCTTCGTGTTCCTTACCCGTATCAGCCTCTAGTACGCTGTGTTTCATCGTCGTGGAACAAAGCTATATGGAATCCATCTTTTCTACTTTCCAAGAAAAAACTTTGGAATTTTCCACACCTCTTTGTGTTAGGTTTTCATACAGTAACCTCGAAACTCCAATGGCAATCGTTGGATCTTTCTTCTAACCGTTGGTTTATACTTCCTCAGATGCCGCTCCCAAACGACACGATTTGCTCAACCTCCTTTGCCTCCGCTTCGTTGCCGAGTCAGGGAAAGATATTCGTCATGAGAGGAACGTCGACAATCGTTTACCGTACAACGGTTAACCAATGGTCGACGGCGTCGGAGATGATATCGGAGAAATCTTACTTCGCGGCAGAGGAAGTGAACGGGAAAATCGTGACCGTTGGTGAGAGCGGTACAGAAATCTACGATCCGGAGAGTGACACGTGGAAGAGAGGCGCGAAGTTTCCGGGGGAGCTGGAGAGGTATGAAACGGTGGTTAACGGAGGGAAGATATACGTAACGGAAGGTTGGTGGTGGCCGTTTGCGGTTAGGCCGAGAGGTTGGGTTTACGAATTGGAGAATGACACGTGGCGTGAGATGAGAGAGGGAATGAAAGACGGTTGGGCGGGAGAAAGTGTTTCGGTGTGCGGGAGGGTGTTTATGATACCTGACGTTGATTTACCGATGAAGGTTTACGATGATGAAACCGACACGTGGCGGTGTGTGAGTGGTGAGAGGCTACCGAGAGATAAAGTTAAGAAACCGTATGTTGCGAGAGGATTAGGTGATAAAATCTACGTGGCGTCGCTTGGTTTGAAAGTGGTGGTTGGTAcggttgttgttgatgatgaGTGTGGTGTGAATGTGACGTGGCAGGTGATGGACGCACCGGAAGCATTTGGGGAATTCTCACCTTGTAGTTGCCAGGTGGTGTATGCTTGA